A genomic stretch from Myripristis murdjan chromosome 12, fMyrMur1.1, whole genome shotgun sequence includes:
- the LOC115368713 gene encoding band 4.1-like protein 4A, with translation MIDRWECQRLWRSCVEHHAFFRMSPTSCDTHTLTHTLSKLKKHCRARSPAPQQQPSLPRPDGGVVRAPISRRPEKTLPGPARANQTPAATTDTAARRVAPPPAPPPARSSRPEGRASEHHGKPSAPWESSGPPSGLFNTKFPSNTNEEEAAGTRQRRSRSLDGDRPIRKQRKGSRSHGNTSSDSQSEGSSGVRERRRKKKRNCGRQDNQRPGSAPQQRRRRSRSRSPDALLWQHIQTEPVDAADWTDEQRRQIPYKEVKIQREPIRSRRSPRSSRHHRWASASELHATEELLPPLPVTTATDTSCHLPTSP, from the exons atgattgacaggtgggAGTGTCAGCGGCTGTGGCGCTCCTGTGTGGAGCACCACGCCTTcttcag gatGTCGCCCACGagctgcgacacacacactctcacacacacactgtccaagCTGAAGAAACACtgcag AGCTCGCTCGCCCGccccccagcagcagccatcCCTCCCTCGTCCAGACGGCGGCGTCGTACGAGCTCCAATCAGCCGCCGCCCCGAGAAAACACTGCCGGGCCCAG CCCGAGCCAATCAGACgccagcagccaccacagacaCCGCGGCGAGGCGagtggctccgccccctgcccCGCCCCCCGCTCGCAG CTCCAGGCCAGAGGGCAGAGCCAGCGAGCATCATGGGAAGCCCAGTGCACCATGGGAAAGCAGCGGTCCTCCAAG CGGACTCTTCAACACAAAGTTCCCGTCAAACACCAACGAAGAAGAAGCTGCAGGAACGAGACAGCG gCGGAGCCGAAGCCTGGATGGTGATCGACCAATCAGGAAGCAGCGAAAAGG ctctcGTTCCCATGGCAACACCAGCagcgacagccaatcagaaggcTCGTCTGGCGTCAGAGAGCGAcgcaggaagaagaagagaaactg TGGTCGCCAGGACAACCAGAGGCCTGGCTCCGCCCCCCAGCAGCGCCGCCGCCGCTCCAGATC GCGGAGCCCCGATGCGTTGTTATGGCAACACATCCA GACGGAGCCGGTCGACGCAGCTGATTGGACGGACGAGCAGCGGCGGCAAATCCCTTATAAGGAAGTGaa gaTTCAGCGGGAGCCAATCAGATCACGGCGTTCCCCGAGGAGCTCACGACATCACCGGTGGGCGTCGGCCTCTGAACTCCA cgCCACAGAAGagctgcttcctcctcttccagtTACCACGGCGACCGACACTTCCTGCCACCTACCCACAAGTCCCTGA